One Lactobacillus crispatus DNA segment encodes these proteins:
- the rny gene encoding ribonuclease Y, whose translation MNNILTIMIPVATAIVSLLVGSVVGYAIRKHSWEQKAQNAQNDADHILADAKAQVAAAQAEVNAQKQAAAAVKQSAENTKKEKILEAQEQIRDFRQKTEDELNSKKDNLAREKNRLQQREDTLDHKNSLLDERESGLTQKEDQLKQQYASLKAKLTEAEELVETRRQKLYDVAKLDEEEAKKIVLSQLSDELVKERAEMIRNSNEEVKAKADHYANQVIVDAIQSSAADTVAETTVSVVDLPNEEMKGRIIGREGRNIRSFEALTGIDLIIDDTPKVVTLSGFDPIRREIAKRAMERLIKDGRIHPARIEEMVDKARKEVNDDIYEAGESALMELGIHRMNPELVKTLGRLKYRTSYGQNVLSHSIEVGKLAGTMAAELGLDEKLAVRAGLLHDIGKAIDHDIEGSHVEIGVELTRKYHEPDVVVNAIAAHHGDVPKLSFIAELVVAADTISSARPGARSESLENYIRRLTELEKIAKSYQGVKQAYAIQAGREVRVMVEPDEISDDRTVILARDIRNQVEKELDYPGNIKITVIREKRVVAIAK comes from the coding sequence ATGAATAATATTTTAACAATTATGATTCCCGTCGCAACTGCCATTGTTTCACTCTTGGTGGGTTCAGTGGTTGGTTATGCAATTCGCAAGCATTCTTGGGAACAAAAAGCTCAAAATGCCCAGAATGATGCTGACCACATTTTAGCTGATGCTAAGGCACAGGTTGCTGCAGCACAAGCTGAAGTTAATGCACAAAAGCAAGCAGCAGCGGCTGTTAAGCAAAGTGCAGAAAATACTAAAAAAGAAAAAATTCTTGAAGCTCAAGAACAAATTCGTGATTTTAGGCAAAAGACCGAGGATGAGTTAAATTCCAAGAAAGATAATTTAGCTCGGGAGAAAAATCGTTTACAACAACGTGAAGATACCTTAGATCATAAGAATTCTTTATTAGATGAACGTGAAAGTGGACTCACGCAAAAGGAAGACCAATTAAAGCAGCAGTATGCTAGCTTAAAGGCAAAATTAACTGAGGCTGAAGAATTAGTAGAAACTAGACGGCAAAAGCTTTATGACGTAGCTAAGTTGGATGAGGAAGAAGCCAAGAAGATTGTGCTTAGTCAATTATCTGATGAACTAGTCAAAGAACGAGCCGAGATGATCAGAAATAGTAACGAAGAAGTAAAAGCTAAAGCTGATCATTATGCTAATCAGGTCATTGTGGATGCTATTCAAAGTAGCGCGGCAGATACAGTTGCCGAAACAACTGTATCTGTTGTTGATCTGCCAAATGAAGAGATGAAGGGACGGATTATTGGTCGTGAAGGACGCAATATCCGTTCATTTGAAGCTTTGACTGGAATAGATCTAATTATTGATGATACGCCAAAGGTTGTTACCTTGAGTGGTTTTGATCCAATTAGACGTGAAATTGCCAAAAGAGCGATGGAACGCTTAATCAAGGATGGCCGCATTCACCCAGCTAGAATTGAAGAAATGGTCGATAAGGCCAGAAAAGAAGTTAACGATGACATCTATGAAGCAGGTGAAAGTGCTTTGATGGAGCTGGGAATTCACCGGATGAATCCTGAATTAGTTAAGACGCTAGGTCGTCTTAAATATCGTACTTCTTATGGACAAAATGTTTTGTCACATTCAATTGAAGTTGGTAAGCTAGCAGGCACGATGGCTGCAGAATTAGGCTTGGATGAAAAATTAGCAGTTCGCGCGGGGTTATTACACGATATTGGTAAAGCCATCGATCATGATATTGAAGGTTCCCATGTAGAAATTGGGGTTGAACTAACTCGGAAATATCATGAACCAGATGTTGTAGTAAATGCGATTGCTGCACACCACGGCGATGTGCCTAAGTTGTCGTTTATTGCTGAACTTGTTGTTGCAGCAGATACGATTTCTAGTGCTCGTCCTGGTGCAAGAAGCGAGAGTTTGGAAAATTATATTAGACGTTTGACCGAATTGGAAAAGATTGCTAAGAGCTACCAAGGCGTTAAGCAGGCTTATGCAATTCAAGCGGGACGTGAAGTTCGTGTGATGGTTGAACCTGACGAAATTTCAGATGATCGGACAGTTATTTTGGCACGTGATATTCGTAATCAGGTTGAAAAAGAACTTGATTATCCAGGTAATATTAAGATTACCGTTATCCGTGAAAAAAGAGTTGTGGCGATCGCTAAATAA
- the recA gene encoding recombinase RecA, whose protein sequence is MAKDEKQAALDAALKKIEKNFGKGAVMRMGEKADTQISTVPTGSLALDAAIGVGGYPRGRIIEVYGPESSGKTTVALHAVAEVQKRGGTAAYIDAENAMDPAYAEALGVDIDSLILSQPNTGEEGLQIADTLISSGAIDIVVVDSVAALVPRAEIEGEMGDAHVGLQARLMSQALRKLSGNISKTKTIAIFINQIREKVGVMFGNPETTPGGRALKFYSTIRLEVRRAEQIKQSGDVLGNRVKIKVVKNKVAPPFKVAEVDIMYGKGISQSGELLDMAADKDIIDKAGSWYSYKSDRIGQGRENAKKYLEEHPDIYQDIQKQVRQAYGIDEKSIADREDPEKIKEKREEAKTEKEAATDKKSDQAK, encoded by the coding sequence ATGGCCAAAGACGAAAAACAGGCTGCTTTAGATGCAGCGCTTAAAAAAATCGAAAAGAATTTCGGTAAGGGTGCTGTAATGCGGATGGGCGAAAAAGCTGATACGCAAATTTCAACAGTGCCAACAGGTTCATTAGCTTTAGATGCTGCTATCGGTGTAGGTGGATATCCTCGTGGTCGTATTATTGAAGTTTATGGCCCAGAATCATCTGGTAAGACTACTGTAGCCCTTCATGCTGTAGCTGAGGTACAAAAGCGTGGTGGTACTGCAGCTTATATTGATGCAGAGAATGCGATGGACCCTGCTTATGCTGAAGCTTTAGGTGTAGATATTGATTCATTAATTTTGTCACAACCTAATACTGGTGAAGAAGGTTTGCAAATCGCTGATACTTTGATTTCCAGTGGGGCAATTGACATTGTAGTAGTCGACTCTGTTGCTGCCTTAGTACCACGAGCAGAAATTGAAGGCGAGATGGGGGATGCCCATGTTGGTTTACAAGCGAGATTAATGAGTCAAGCTTTGCGTAAGCTATCAGGTAATATTTCTAAAACCAAAACTATTGCCATCTTTATTAACCAGATTCGTGAAAAAGTTGGGGTAATGTTTGGTAATCCTGAAACTACCCCAGGTGGTCGTGCTCTTAAGTTTTACTCAACTATTAGATTGGAAGTAAGAAGAGCTGAACAGATTAAGCAATCAGGAGATGTTCTTGGTAACAGAGTTAAAATTAAAGTTGTTAAGAACAAGGTTGCTCCACCATTTAAGGTGGCAGAAGTAGACATTATGTACGGTAAGGGAATTTCACAAAGTGGTGAATTACTGGACATGGCTGCTGATAAGGACATTATCGATAAAGCAGGTTCTTGGTACTCTTACAAGAGTGATCGAATTGGTCAGGGACGTGAGAATGCTAAGAAGTATCTAGAAGAGCATCCAGATATTTATCAAGATATCCAAAAGCAAGTGCGTCAAGCTTACGGGATTGATGAAAAGTCAATTGCTGATCGTGAAGATCCAGAAAAGATCAAGGAGAAGCGCGAAGAAGCCAAGACAGAAAAAGAAGCTGCTACAGATAAAAAGTCTGATCAAGCTAAATAA
- the pgsA gene encoding CDP-diacylglycerol--glycerol-3-phosphate 3-phosphatidyltransferase — MNLPNKLTVFRIFLIPVFMLIIIFGGNASVQAAGSTVVWSRVIAAIVFAVASATDWFDGHIARSRNMVTNFGKFADPLADKMLTMTAFIFLVELKLAPAWVVAIIVCRELAVTGLRLILAENEGQVLAAKMPGKIKTTCQMLSIIFLLIGDFFHIGTILLYLALIFTIYSGYDYFHQSWGVFKGSM; from the coding sequence ATGAATTTACCTAATAAACTTACTGTTTTTAGAATCTTTTTGATTCCAGTATTTATGTTAATCATCATTTTTGGTGGGAATGCTAGTGTTCAAGCAGCAGGCTCAACTGTTGTTTGGAGTCGTGTTATTGCTGCTATCGTTTTTGCTGTTGCTTCGGCTACTGATTGGTTTGACGGTCACATTGCGCGTTCACGTAATATGGTAACCAATTTTGGTAAGTTTGCTGATCCATTAGCTGATAAGATGTTAACTATGACTGCTTTCATTTTCTTAGTTGAATTGAAACTTGCTCCAGCATGGGTAGTAGCTATCATCGTTTGTCGTGAATTGGCTGTTACTGGTTTGCGTTTGATCTTAGCAGAAAATGAAGGACAAGTTTTAGCAGCAAAGATGCCTGGTAAAATTAAGACTACTTGCCAAATGTTATCAATCATTTTCTTATTGATTGGTGACTTCTTCCACATTGGTACTATCTTACTTTACCTTGCGTTGATCTTTACTATTTACTCAGGTTACGATTACTTCCACCAATCATGGGGCGTATTCAAGGGCTCAATGTAA
- a CDS encoding helix-turn-helix domain-containing protein, with amino-acid sequence MADIGDKLKSAREAKGLSIADIEKATKIQSRYLEAIEKNEFDKLPGDFYVRAFIRQYAQVVGLDGKELLSDYHDDVPEAKPDEYVENSIDNKSEEVRETTDNKKNLWKNYLPRIAIGLGVIIVILVVYVLYARLSSGGQKNQADNNDVTVSSQKSSSSSSKKAKKVVVNKVKVTKVSDNEYRVTGLNKNRRLVVRAGENQNISAGVQVNGNANSWQSTLLANQKHTMTLPSNAERVVITLGNDNGTSITIAGKKIPYTANNAYRTITLLIGKAKGTTSQNNSSSNNTGSTNNNTTNSSSTQSRTTTQSSATHQSSRQQSSTTTQSSQQTQQSSQTQQSSTTQSSADTNNGNDGGNNNNN; translated from the coding sequence ATGGCAGATATCGGAGATAAATTAAAGAGCGCCAGAGAGGCTAAGGGACTTTCAATTGCAGATATTGAAAAAGCTACTAAAATTCAGAGCAGATATCTTGAAGCGATTGAGAAGAATGAATTTGATAAACTTCCAGGCGATTTTTATGTTAGAGCATTTATTCGTCAATATGCACAAGTTGTTGGCTTGGATGGTAAGGAGTTATTAAGTGATTACCACGATGATGTACCAGAAGCTAAGCCAGATGAGTACGTAGAAAACTCGATTGATAATAAGAGTGAAGAAGTACGAGAAACCACCGACAATAAGAAAAATTTGTGGAAGAATTACTTGCCACGAATTGCGATCGGACTTGGTGTAATTATCGTAATTCTTGTAGTGTACGTTTTGTATGCTCGTCTTTCTTCAGGTGGTCAAAAGAACCAAGCTGATAATAATGATGTAACTGTTTCATCACAAAAGTCATCATCGTCATCTTCTAAGAAAGCTAAAAAAGTAGTAGTCAATAAAGTTAAGGTTACTAAGGTTAGTGACAATGAGTACCGAGTTACTGGCTTGAATAAAAACCGTCGCCTAGTTGTGCGTGCTGGTGAAAACCAAAATATTTCAGCAGGTGTACAAGTCAATGGTAATGCTAATAGCTGGCAATCAACTTTACTTGCTAATCAAAAGCACACTATGACTTTGCCAAGCAATGCAGAGAGAGTAGTGATTACTTTAGGCAACGATAATGGTACTTCAATCACTATTGCAGGTAAGAAAATCCCATATACAGCAAACAATGCGTACAGGACAATTACTTTGTTGATTGGTAAGGCTAAGGGAACTACTAGTCAAAATAATAGTAGTTCTAATAATACGGGCTCTACTAATAACAATACAACCAATAGTAGTTCTACCCAAAGCCGTACAACTACTCAAAGCAGTGCTACTCATCAAAGCAGTCGTCAACAATCATCTACTACTACTCAAAGTAGCCAACAAACCCAACAAAGTAGTCAAACTCAACAATCATCTACTACTCAATCATCAGCAGACACTAACAATGGCAATGATGGTGGAAATAATAACAACAATTAA
- the ymfI gene encoding elongation factor P 5-aminopentanone reductase has protein sequence MKRAIVFGATGGIGQDICRDLADAGWSLYLHYHSNSQKAENLVQELFAKHPDQDFMSLQLDFATGDAQLTDFVKNLLPVNAVVFAQGITKYGFLGDEKLANITDLININLTVPIKLTKLLEPQLMKRDFSRIVYLGSVYGGAGSALESVYSATKGGLTRFAQAYAREVASNNLTVNVIAPGAVKTKMNAFFSEDTIQEVKDEIPVGRWANGSDISYWVRTLLDRRSSYLTGQTIYVTGGWLL, from the coding sequence TTGAAGCGAGCAATTGTCTTTGGTGCAACTGGCGGTATTGGTCAAGATATTTGTCGAGATTTGGCAGATGCCGGTTGGTCATTATACTTGCATTATCATTCTAATTCTCAAAAAGCTGAAAATTTAGTTCAAGAGCTGTTTGCTAAGCATCCTGACCAGGATTTTATGTCGCTACAGTTGGATTTTGCGACAGGGGATGCACAGTTAACAGATTTTGTTAAAAACTTGTTGCCAGTTAATGCAGTAGTTTTTGCTCAAGGAATTACTAAGTATGGTTTTTTAGGTGATGAAAAATTAGCAAATATCACTGATCTGATTAATATTAATCTTACTGTGCCAATTAAGTTAACTAAATTGTTAGAGCCACAACTGATGAAACGAGATTTTAGTCGTATAGTTTATTTAGGCTCAGTCTATGGTGGTGCAGGTAGTGCATTAGAAAGCGTCTATAGTGCAACTAAAGGTGGTTTAACCAGGTTCGCTCAGGCTTATGCGCGTGAAGTTGCTTCCAATAACTTAACGGTTAATGTAATTGCGCCTGGTGCGGTTAAAACCAAAATGAATGCATTCTTTTCTGAGGATACGATTCAAGAGGTAAAAGATGAAATCCCAGTTGGTCGTTGGGCCAATGGCAGTGATATTTCATACTGGGTTAGAACACTGCTAGATCGACGTAGTAGTTATTTAACAGGACAGACAATTTATGTTACAGGTGGATGGCTTTTATAA
- a CDS encoding M16 family metallopeptidase, which yields MMTPKIIKKEYQSGFKAEIILKPHFYQRFFGIIVDFGSSDPQKVAGSAHFLEHKLFAKKDGDLSTQFEDIGADVNAFTSFNETMFYCSGIEHTPKMIDLLFELVGQPYFTKENIAQEAPIIEQELAMYQDDPTWSVNNAIMHDMFGDSNLGIEVVGTKESINQVTVKNLTQVYEANYVPEKMQFVACGDFSDNQVQTILRQVGKLQQKYLHGKGKSTAEKQVSFRMLHDQVLPARGNSNSFGLGIRFKNFKKVLLSFDLTQILLEIMLESKLSAMGPWFEEMRKKQLLMDSLQISVNYTRQGDFATIFGVSPQAQEVIAEIKRVLTEPIKKNSAEYRFIRQNFILQKKEWLARTARTSNDLSYLAIELIEENLDHENLTQNIAKLQAMNFDQFYDYCQKIMKDSELCSAYLENK from the coding sequence ATGATGACACCAAAAATTATCAAAAAAGAATATCAGTCAGGCTTTAAAGCCGAAATTATTTTAAAGCCACATTTTTATCAACGATTTTTCGGTATAATTGTTGACTTTGGTAGTAGTGATCCACAAAAGGTTGCCGGTTCGGCTCATTTCTTAGAGCATAAGCTATTTGCCAAAAAAGATGGTGATCTGTCAACGCAATTTGAAGATATTGGTGCTGACGTTAATGCATTCACGTCTTTTAATGAAACAATGTTTTATTGTAGTGGAATTGAGCATACGCCTAAAATGATCGATCTCTTGTTTGAATTGGTAGGGCAGCCGTATTTTACTAAGGAAAATATCGCGCAAGAGGCTCCGATTATTGAACAAGAATTGGCCATGTATCAGGATGACCCAACTTGGAGCGTAAATAATGCGATTATGCATGATATGTTTGGTGATTCTAATCTAGGGATCGAAGTTGTAGGTACGAAAGAATCAATTAATCAAGTTACAGTGAAAAACTTGACCCAAGTTTATGAGGCTAATTATGTGCCAGAAAAGATGCAATTTGTTGCTTGCGGTGATTTTTCTGATAATCAAGTGCAAACGATTTTGCGGCAAGTAGGAAAGCTGCAGCAAAAATATTTGCACGGGAAAGGTAAAAGCACAGCTGAAAAACAAGTTAGTTTTCGCATGTTACATGATCAAGTCTTGCCAGCCAGAGGTAATTCTAATTCCTTTGGTTTAGGAATTCGCTTTAAAAACTTTAAGAAAGTATTATTAAGCTTTGATTTGACTCAAATTCTGTTAGAAATAATGTTAGAATCAAAACTAAGTGCAATGGGACCATGGTTTGAAGAAATGAGAAAAAAGCAGTTGTTAATGGATTCGCTGCAGATTTCTGTTAATTACACCAGGCAGGGCGATTTTGCTACTATTTTTGGTGTAAGTCCTCAAGCTCAAGAAGTAATTGCAGAAATAAAGAGGGTATTGACGGAACCAATTAAGAAAAATTCAGCGGAATACCGTTTTATTAGACAAAACTTCATTTTGCAAAAGAAAGAATGGTTAGCACGCACTGCTAGGACAAGTAATGACCTGTCTTATTTGGCAATTGAATTAATTGAAGAAAATTTAGATCATGAAAATTTAACACAAAATATAGCTAAATTGCAGGCGATGAATTTTGATCAGTTTTATGACTACTGCCAAAAGATTATGAAAGACAGTGAACTTTGTTCTGCTTACTTAGAAAACAAGTAA
- a CDS encoding M16 family metallopeptidase, which produces MLTTNIAIRKNKKFTTAAIGCFLRLPLTKHNLAYASLLARIQMNSSLSYPSLALQQKRLAELYDLQLEIMPQVFGKEILLTYYANFVEPIEILDPHYTYEEILNVIAQIVNQPNFAEPLVEYAKRQLAEEYQELIEQPSNYALEQFFKLWYQDQPDYAETFIGSLDEIKAATSTTMMHYWRNLANVPMQILGMTRDNNLVSKLAQAMFQQTGLTKSFQTVSLTIPAKRKLIEKEDDQGNVQAQLLMGFGLEQSIDYRGQVMGILLSQYLAGDQSSKLFTQIREQLGAAYNVEASCFANNSLFLVSAGLDPSKIAAARKIILSEMGKLVQGEVEDDLFKKAKKAILRNMKIGLDGQNWQMGQMLRDELFSGYLDFDRENAIRRATPKQLVAFVQNLFFNESYVLK; this is translated from the coding sequence ATGCTCACAACTAATATTGCAATTAGAAAAAATAAAAAGTTTACAACAGCCGCTATTGGCTGTTTTTTGCGTTTGCCGCTGACTAAACATAATTTAGCTTATGCTAGTTTGCTAGCGCGAATACAGATGAATAGCAGCTTAAGTTATCCGTCACTTGCTTTACAACAAAAAAGATTGGCAGAATTATATGATTTACAGCTGGAGATTATGCCACAAGTTTTTGGTAAAGAAATACTTTTGACTTATTATGCCAATTTTGTTGAGCCGATTGAGATTTTGGATCCACATTATACGTATGAAGAAATTCTTAATGTGATTGCACAAATAGTTAATCAACCTAATTTTGCGGAACCTTTGGTGGAATATGCTAAACGTCAATTAGCAGAAGAATATCAAGAACTGATTGAACAACCATCTAATTATGCGTTGGAGCAGTTTTTTAAATTGTGGTATCAGGATCAACCTGATTATGCGGAGACATTTATTGGCTCACTAGATGAAATCAAAGCTGCGACTAGCACGACTATGATGCATTATTGGCGTAATTTAGCTAATGTACCAATGCAAATTTTAGGAATGACCAGGGATAATAATCTGGTTTCTAAATTAGCTCAGGCTATGTTTCAACAAACTGGTTTAACTAAATCATTTCAAACAGTTAGTCTAACTATTCCAGCTAAAAGAAAGTTGATTGAAAAAGAGGATGATCAAGGAAATGTGCAAGCTCAATTGTTAATGGGCTTTGGTTTAGAACAAAGTATTGATTATCGCGGTCAAGTAATGGGAATATTATTATCGCAATATTTGGCAGGTGATCAATCATCTAAATTATTTACGCAAATTCGGGAGCAATTGGGAGCAGCTTATAATGTTGAAGCAAGCTGCTTTGCCAATAATTCTTTGTTTTTAGTCAGTGCAGGACTTGATCCTAGTAAGATTGCAGCGGCTCGAAAAATTATTTTATCCGAAATGGGTAAACTAGTTCAGGGCGAAGTAGAAGATGATTTATTTAAAAAGGCTAAAAAGGCAATTTTGCGTAATATGAAGATTGGTCTAGACGGTCAAAACTGGCAGATGGGTCAAATGTTGCGTGATGAATTGTTCTCGGGATATTTAGACTTTGATCGTGAAAATGCAATTAGGAGAGCTACACCTAAGCAGTTAGTAGCTTTCGTACAAAATTTATTCTTTAATGAAAGTTATGTTTTAAAATGA